Proteins from a single region of Styela clava chromosome 1, kaStyClav1.hap1.2, whole genome shotgun sequence:
- the LOC120346633 gene encoding serine/threonine-protein phosphatase 4 regulatory subunit 1-like, with protein MTDLRIVLNLPNEDMEVDMDENFDDQEDDNNEGDQHGQMSFSTIGSGIMAFNDSSIPSPLDVTTPEELLTPLARLRCFAVSDNIFNRRMIAHDACNVFEAVQNDEKDFESAIQCYLKLSEDLEPSVRVELMEQLAEITEIFHTRLLDSAVVPILLRYLTDVNNQVRKTCHSVLVDITKAGYLKVGQFENEILPLLKDLTSRKQAPDEYRTEAIALVCQICESFGSEFAKEYFLPIFLDSCSDDTIFHVRKVCAANFSAFCDILDDALINKDLLPRFIGLCKDNVWGVRKSCAESFPDFAKHMSEEVRINTLSPLYSGLLSDQSRWVRVAAFESLGPFISTFADSKSASDNFNQAATGVPGYKITDDELKYDFDSFLYWRDPIPPVTFEEDFDDVTPMDQNKETDEIQSQVYVNSSNPTHQNEEDKPDEQLEQKETSKQLKVQTAVEQQDDDVYSPTKDDVLKSIEFSAEKENMPIHFDINLDKAENENAESAEIKDDKQEEEYDELNAVPSINLTTTNGNVEVFTDDSGLEKTTEEVIPNDDSDLAKGDSTESSITEETKEQTETVTEKTPSAAENGNQESSEDSDDEYYDENEPRNWQSPSLQEYPDLYETESSDNMEINYRMFSTLNDINYTRDFADRISGSDHYAHFDPISSVHSPTSKASSQQSVIPQQLLDNFLSMTDPSRKQTVDTEITMHCAYSLPGVAYTLGRNNWHCLKDVYQKLASDVQWKVRRTIASSIHELAKILGEELTATELVPVFNGFLKDLDDVRIGVLRHLAEFLKLLKPEVRGIYLYQLTDFLTIDNSRNWRFRYELARQLCSLTELYNCDDIVKYICPITMRLATDRVVAVQVEAGGLIGRLLNELHESGDERNFQIFTERVTSALAKSTRWKERALFCKICNLILRELLLPFNIFLKYFSTTLVEMARDGIVNVRIIAAQALSYAVQTFCDEGEGEEMCAMLKELQSDKDRDVKFFSAISC; from the coding sequence ATGACTGATTTACGGATCGTCCTAAACCTTCCGAACGAGGATATGGAGGTGGACATGGACGAGAACTTTGACGACCAGGAAGATGACAATAATGAAGGTGACCAGCACGGTCAAATGTCATTTAGCACAATTGGTAGCGGAATTATGGCTTTTAACGATTCTTCAATTCCGTCACCACTCGATGTCACTACACCTGAAGAGCTTCTGACACCGTTAGCAAGATTGAGATGTTTCGCTGTTAGTGACAATATATTTAATCGTAGAATGATTGCTCACGATGCTTGTAATGTTTTTGAAGCCGTGCAAAATGACGAGAAAGATTTCGAATCTGCTATTCAGTGTTATCTCAAGCTTTCAGAAGATTTAGAACCGTCAGTTCGAGTCGAACTCATGGAACAACTTGCTGAGATAACAGAAATATTTCATACAAGATTGCTAGACAGTGCTGTGGTGCCTATTTTACTCCGATACCTCACTGACGTGAATAATCAAGTCCGCAAAACCTGCCATAGTGTTTTAGTAGACATAACCAAAGCTGGGTATTTAAAAGTTGGTcagtttgaaaatgaaattttaccgTTGCTAAAGGATCTCACTTCACGTAAACAGGCCCCTGACGAATACCGTACAGAAGCTATCGCCCTTGTGTGTCAAATTTGTGAATCCTTCGGCTCAGAATTCgcaaaagaatattttttgccaATATTTTTGGATTCTTGTTCTGATGACACTATATTTCATGTCCGTAAAGTTTGTGCCGCCAATTTTTCAGCATTTTGTGACATTCTCGATGATGCACTTATCAACAAAGATCTTCTGCCGCGATTTATCGGTTTATGCAAAGACAATGTATGGGGGGTGAGAAAATCTTGCGCAGAGAGTTTCCCTGACTTTGCTAAACACATGTCTGAAGAAGTTCGTATCAACACGCTCTCTCCATTGTACAGTGGCCTTCTATCAGACCAATCTAGATGGGTCCGCGTCGCAGCTTTCGAGTCTCTCGGACCTTTtatatctacgtttgctgacagCAAATCGGCGAGTGATAATTTTAATCAAGCGGCAACAGGTGTGCCTGGTTATAAAATCACTGATGATgaactgaaatatgattttgatTCCTTCCTTTACTGGCGTGACCCGATACCACCCGTCACTTTCGAAgaagattttgatgatgtcactCCGATGGATCAAAACAAGGAAACAGACGAAATTCAGTCTCAAGTTTACGTGAATAGTTCTAATCCCACCCACCAAAACGAGGAGGATAAACCGGATGAACAATTAGAGCAAAAAGAAACAAGTAAGCAGCTGAAAGTTCAAACTGCAGTTGAACAACAGGATGATGACGTTTATTCACCGACCAAAGATGATGTTTTGAAATCGATTGAGTTTTCAGCGGAAAAAGAAAACATGCCGATTCATTTTGATATTAATTTGGATAAAGCCGAAAACGAGAACGCTGAGTCAGCAGAAATAAAGGATGATAAACAAGAAGAAGAATATGATGAACTTAACGCCGTTCCTTCGAtaaatttaacaacaacaaaTGGAAATGTCGAAGTATTTACAGATGATTCTGGATTGGAGAAAACCACAGAAGAAGTAATTCCAAATGACGATTCTGATTTAGCAAAAGGAGACTCGACAGAAAGTTCCATTACAGAAGAGACCAAAGAGCAAACTGAAACCGTCACAGAGAAAACGCCCTCGGCTGCAGAAAACGGAAATCAAGAAAGCAGCGAGGACAGTGATGATGAATACTATGATGAAAACGAGCCACGAAATTGGCAAAGTCCGAGTTTACAGGAATACCCAGATTTGTATGAAACGGAATCGAGTGATAATATGGAAATCAATTATCGAATGTTCAGTACGCTTAATGATATCAACTACACTCGTGATTTTGCCGACCGTATTTCCGGATCAGATCACTATGCCCATTTCGATCCTATATCTTCTGTACATAGTCCCACTTCCAAAGCATCAAGCCAGCAGTCAGTCATTCCACAACAGTTGCTTGATAATTTCTTATCAATGACTGATCCGTCTAGAAAGCAAACCGTAGACACTGAAATAACGATGCACTGTGCTTATAGTCTTCCTGGTGTCGCGTACACTCTCGGACGAAATAATTGGCATTGTTTGAAAGACGTTTACCAAAAGCTGGCTTCAGACGTACAATGGAAAGTTCGGAGAACAATAGCGTCATCAATTCATGAATTGGCAAAAATTTTAGGCGAAGAATTGACAGCGACTGAGTTAGTTCCAGTTTTCAACGGATTCTTGAAAGATTTGGACGATGTTAGAATCGGAGTGTTGCGCCACCTAGCAGAATTTTTAAAGCTACTCAAACCTGAAGTCCGTGGAATATATCTTTACCAACTAACGGACTTTCTCACTATCGATAACAGCCGTAATTGGAGATTCCGCTATGAGCTGGCAAGACAATTGTGCTCTCTCACTGAGCTGTATAACTGTGACGACATTGTGAAGTATATTTGTCCAATAACGATGCGTCTGGCCACGGATAGAGTCGTCGCAGTTCAAGTGGAAGCTGGAGGACTAATCGGGAGGCTTTTGAACGAACTACATGAATCGGGGGATGAGAGAAATTTCCAGATTTTTACGGAGCGAGTTACGTCCGCATTGGCGAAGAGTACTCGCTGGAAAGAACGGGCATTATTCTGCAAAATATGCAACCTTATTCTACGAGAGCTGCTCTTACCgttcaacatatttttaaagTATTTTTCAACTACATTGGTCGAGATGGCACGCGACGGAATAGTGAATGTACGAATAATCGCAGCCCAAGCTCTCTCGTACGCTGTCCAAACGTTCTGTGATGAAGGGGAGGGAGAGGAAATGTGTGCAATGCTCAAAGAACTTCAAAGTGACAAGGACAGAGATGTCAAGTTTTTTTCAGCAATATCTTGCTGA